Below is a window of Tolypothrix bouteillei VB521301 DNA.
TACTTTACTTTCCTTGGAACGTTCTTTTTCTGAAGGTGTTGGTAACACAATCAAAATCTACGAAGTCAGCTTGCAAGGCGCAACTGACATCAAGTACTACGATTCTCTCAACACTTTAAGTCCCGAAGAGTTAACAGTCATTCAACCCGTTGAAAAACGCCTTTTGTTGGATCTCAACTCACTAAAGCTACCCACAGGTACGGATAATATTGAGGGGATCTCCTTTGGACCGAAATTAGCGGATGGTCGTCAGTCCATCGTGTTAGTAAGTGACAACAACTTCAGCCAAACGCAATTTACCCAAATCATTGCTTTAGGTGCAGACTTAGTTCCCACCGCAGCACCCACAGTTGAAACCCGTCCCGACCTATTTGATGACCCCAAATTACCACGCGACCAACGGGCTGATGCAGATGACCCGGCAATTTACCTCAATTCCACTAATCCAGAACAAAGTCTGGTACTGACAGTGGTTAAAAATGCAGGTTTGCGAGTTTATGACTTGTCAGGTAATTTGTTGGAGGAAGTGAACCCTGGCAATATTCGCTACAATAATATTGACCTGCAATATGGCTTTAACTTAGGCGGTCAGCCTGTTGATATTGCCGTAGCGACAGACAGGAATAACGACAAGCTGGCAATTTTCAAAATTAATGCCCATCCCAATGCTTCAGGTCAATACCTAGAAGACATTACTGATAACGGTCTTGGTAGTTTGTTTCAATCATTACCGTATGAACCTCCTTACTCCCCATCACAACGAAGTGCTTACGGAGTTGCTTTGTACCGCAGCCCGGTAACAAACGATTACTATGTCTTCGCCAATCGTAGAGAAACTGGAGATGTTACACAGTTAAAGCTGGTCGATAAAGGTAATGGTAAGATTGGCACTGAGTTAGTGCGGAATTTTACCGTACCCACAACGGCAGGACGCGATCCGCAACTTGAAGGTATGGTAGCAGACCAAGAACTTGGCTATCTTTATATTGGTCAGGAAGATGTAGGTATCTGGAAGTACCAAGCAGAACCTAACGGTGGTACAACAGGTGTGTTAATTGACAAAGTTAAAGATTTGGGTGGGAAATATCTAGAAGATGATGTTGAAGGATTAACTATCTACTACGGCAACCAAGGTACTGGTTACTTGTTAACATCGAGTCAAGGTGATAGCACTTTTGTTGCCTATACTCGTGAGGGTAACAATGACTTTTTAGGACGCTTTGCTGTTGGTAATAATGGACCCATCGACAGCGTGCAAGAGTCGGATGGTGCAGATGTTCTGAATGTACCTTTAGGACCTAACTTTCCCTATGGTGTGTTTATTACCCAAGATGGTAATAATTTACCTGCACGATTAGTTGAGGATGATGGAGAGTTTGAGAATGTCAATACTAATTTTAAGTTAGTCCCTTGGGAAAATATCGCCTATTCATTCCCAACTCCTTTAGTCGTAGATACAACTAGCTACGATCCTCGCAATCCCAGCCCTGACTACTTGTTCGATTCTAACAGCACCATTGCTAGTCCACTTGAGGTTACACCTCTCGGAGATATTGCTTGATTGAGCACCCAATCTGCGATCGAGTCAAACATTTCCTGACACTCCCACCTCTTTTTTAAGGGGTGGTTTTCTTGACCTCAACCCAACTTATAATTTACACCTCCACAGCGAAAAGCCATGGAGGTGCGAATTTGTTTTATATTCAGGGTCTTTATATGAGCTGACCCCGTTTGAACGAAAAATTTAAGCTTCTATTTAGATTCTCATCGAATTAGTTATTTTTTGTTAAATTTAATATTTTCTTTATTATTGATAAAGTTTCGATCGTTTTTTCTACGAAATGATAATTCTTTTAATTTTTCTTCATTATTTGCTATACTCTAATTAGATCGCAATCTAATTAGGATTGCAAGGAAAGCAACAGAATATGCAAAAGCACGGTGTTTCACTGGCAGAAGCAGCAAGACGTTTAGGCATGAGTCAGAGCGCTTTGTATGTGGCTGTGCAAAAAGGACAAATCCCTACCTTGAGAAGAGGTGGGAGAACTGTAGTTCTTCCAGGATCGTTAACAGATTATCAAGTCAGACAGCGCCCTACCGACCCTTACAGGCTGTAAAGATCTCTGGGCGATCGCATCAATGAGTTTTCAAGTATTCTTAAGCACTTAGTGTATGGGTTTCTCAGACTAAGTGCTTTCTTATTGCTACGCGGCTTGTAGTGTCAGTTGGAACGCTTACCCCACCAAAGTGCATACCCCAGGATATGCGGTGGTGTACACAAGTCTTCTAAAGTGCATTCTTGAGGTTTCGATCCCCCCTAACCCCCCTTAACAAGGGGGGAACTGAGCTCCAATTCTCCCTTTTCACGATGTTTCATCTCTTTTCTAGAGATCTGTACACCACCGTAGATCTGGGGTTAGTAGTAGATCGACTCCTGGTCTGTCCTTCCGAGACACGTTATGTGCTTTGAAAAAATTGAATTATTTTATACAGGTAGGGAACTTACTCAAGGAGTTGCCGTCTGAGCAAATTAGGCAAGTGCAAAGTAAGTTTTACAGCGATCGCTTGCTAGTTATTTTATAACCCTCGTGCCTACCGATCTCCTTCGATTTAGTAGGAGCAATTATGTAACTTAAAGGAATTTATTTTCCTTTAAAAATTATTTTTTAAAAGAGAATATATATGAATGCGAAGGCTCTCATACATATTGAAATTTTGTTCAATATGTATGAGAGATTTTTTATTTTTGTTTTAAAATTTACGATTTTATTTTAGAAAAAAACTTTTTATCTGATAGTTTTTAAAATTTCTTGGGCAACTTAAATACATAACCTTGTATTGTGGTTTCCAGGAAAGATAACAATGAAAAATATTCTCTTTATTGATAGTGCTGTAGATAAGTACAAGATTTTATTAGAAGGACTAGTACCAGGTATTACAGCTGTTATTCTTGACCCGAATCGCGATGGAATCGAGCAAATTTCCCAAATATTATCCCAATACAGTCTAATCGAAAGCGTTCATATTGTCTCCCACGGATCTCCTGGAACCTTATATTTAGGAAATAGCGAACTGAGCCTTCATAGTTTAACAAAGTATTCTAACGAACTACAGAATTGGTTTTTGCCATCATCCCATCTCCCAAATCTGCTTCTTTATGGCTGTAATGTAGCAGCCGGTGATGTAGGAGAAGAATTTATTACCAAACTTCACAAACTTACTGGAGCAAGTATTGCAGCAACAGCCCGTCCTACCGGAAACGCTGCTTTAGGTGGCAATTGGAATTTGAAAGTTAATGTAGGTAGTGTTGTTAATTCACCACTAGCATTTACAGCAGAAGCAATGGCTGCATATCCTGCTGTACTGGCTTTGTTTTCTCTAGGTAGCTATAGTAGCACAACTACTTCTAGCATGACTTCTAAAGTTACGGTAGAAGGAAGTTATGCCTATACAGTTGATAGTGAATTGGGCTTACAAATTATTGACATTACCGATTCTAAAAAACCTACCTTTAAAGGAAAATACAAATTTTCAGATAATAGTGAAGTCAAAGGCGTAGCTATTAAAGAAAAATACGCCTATGTTGCTAGCTTCAGTTCGGGTTTTCAAGTTGTCGATCTCACCGATCCTGCAAACCCCGTTACCAAACTTAATGATTCGACTTCTTGTAACACGGCAGAAGATATAGCCATTAAAGACAACTATATTTTCGTTGCTGGCGGTATTTCCGGTCTGAAAATTTTTGATATCAGTGACCCAACCCAGCTCGTTGTTAAAGGTCAATACAAGCCGACAAATGGCTCTATTAGAAACGTAACTGTAAAAGGTAATTATGCTTACGTTCTTTCTGAGTCAGGCTTATTCACATCAACCCTACAAATTATCGACATCACCAACCCCGATAGCCCCGTTCTTAAAGGCAGTTACAATACCTCAAGCACAGCTTATGAAGTCAAGATAGAAGGGAACTACGCTTACATTGCTGCTGGCTTTTCGGGAATGCAAATTGTTGATATCAGCGATGCGACCAAGCCAACTTTAAAAGGCAGTTTTGATACTTCTTATAATGTCTTTGGTGTCAGCATTGTAGGCAATTTAGCTTACATTGCCGATGGTAATATGGGCGTGCAAGTCCTTGATGTGACAGCTCCTGAGACTCCCATATCTGTTGGGACTTACCAAACCACTGGTATGGCTAAAGGTGTGTTTGTCGTAAACAACCAAGCTTACATTGCTGGAGGTTCTACAGGGCTGGAAATTGTGCTGAACAATACTCCTCCTACTGCTGCTGACAAAACTATTAGCGTTGATGAAGACACCGTCTATGCCTTTGTTATGGATGACTTTGGCTTCACTGATAGCGATGATGGTAGTGACGGCAGTAGTTTAAAAGAAGTACAAATTACGGAACTGCCACTAGTCGGTCAGTTGTTCAAAGATACCAATGAAGATGGTATCCAAAATGATGGCGAAGCTATTACCGTTGACCAAAAGATCGCATTTGCTGATATCTCCAAGCTGAAATTTAAGTCCATTGCAGACGCTAGTGGTACTAATTACGCAAGCTTCAAGTTTAAAGTTAGTGATGGTTTGGAATACAGCGCTGTAGCGTATAAGGCAACAATTGATGTTAAGCCCGTTAACGATGCACCTGTTCTCAGTGACACTGACGTCACTCTCAGTGCTGTTATCAAAGGTGCAAGCGCACCAACAGGCGCAGTTGGTACCTTAATTTCTTCTTTAGTGAAACTGGAAGGCAATGTTAAAGATGCAGACACTGATGCACTCACAGGTATTGCGATTACTAAACTTGATACAACCAAAGGCAGCTGGTTCTACAGCATCGACAACGGTAGCAAGTGGACATCTTTGAGTTCTGTATCGGATTCTAACGCTCTACTCTTAGCCGCAGATACCAATACCCGTATCTATTTTCAACCCAACGCCGAGACTACCGGAAAAATTAGCGACCTTTTAACCTTCCGTGCTTGGGATCGAACTAGTGGCACCAATGGTAGCAATATTGACATAACAAGCAGTACGAACGCAACTGCTTTCAGTACTACGACTGACACAGCTGGAATTACCGTCAAAGACGCGAGTGATGGTACAGATTCTGGCAGTACTGGTGGTTCTGTTAACGTCAAACTGAGTTTAAAGATAGTACCTAACAATCTTTTCCTTTTAGGTGATGCTTCTGAAGGTGGCAAACTCAAACTCCATATTAAGCTTGACGGACACAAATCCAAACTGGTAAATGAATTGGGAGTATGCGTTGTTGATGATGACAAAGGCACAATTGACGGTATTGCTCCTGATACAGAAGGTTACGCCCAAGCTGCATTATCAAGAGCACAAGTAATTTTCTCGTCTATTGCCAATGCTCCTAAAGGGTTTAGTTCAGATCTGACGCGTCTTTTAGAATTTAGCGCTGGTGCAAAGCTCAAATTCTTCATGATTAAAGACGGTACCCTTGATGGTGTCATGTCTGGTAAGATTTCCTTTAAAAATGTCCTCTTTGCTGATACGAAAACGCAAAAGACCACAGACTTGGGAAATGGAGAGTTTGCTCTAGATTGGGATGAGTTACTTGAGGGTGGCGGTGCTGACTTCCAAAAGTTGAAAATCAAGATTAAAGCCTCAAATGAAGAAATGCCTTTAGGAACTGGTTTGCAAGGTACATCAGGTGGAGAAGTCATTGATTTACGAGAAGCAAAAACGGAAGTTAAAGCAGAGTTTACCATTCATAGAGAAGCAGCATTTAAGAACTTTGTCTGCTTCTACCAGATGGCTGATGCAAAAGGTGGTATCGATATCAATGGTGATGGTAAGGCAGACCTGATGCCTGGTGATGAAGGTTATATCAAAGCAGCAATGAATGCTCGTGTGTCTGGAATTAACCTATCAGTAGAAAATCAAAGTTCTGCAACTTTCTCAGGCGTTTTCCAAAAAGGTTCTGTCTTTGCGCCAATGATTATTGCTGATGGTACAGCAGAAATGCTTTTAGATAGTGACATTAAGAACGATCCTGCTGTGTACTTACCTTTCTTAGGCGCTAACCCAAATAAAACAGACCATATTCGCTTGTTGGGCAGCAACTGCTTTGGTTTTGAAGATTTACCAGGTGGTGGTGACAATGACTTTAATGATATCGTTGTTAAGGTGAATTTGAAAACCGCTTAATTCTTGAAAACTCCAACAATATGTAGAGACGCAGCATACTCCGTCTCTACAGGATAAAATGCAAGATTGCTTGTCATGTGAAAACTAAGTTTTCTCAAAGAAATTCCTCTCTAACTCTCAATTACAATAAGGGAGAGATTAGAGAGGATTTTGTGTACTTTAAAAGCACAAACTGATATACATTAGGCAATATCAAGTCTAACTGTATTCAAATTGACAACAAATCAGTATCTCTACCGATCTTTTTAAGAATTATTAACAAGATAGAATGTTAAATTTTTAAAAAACATTAACAAAATTCATTTTTTTATCAAAACGCCGTAATACCCCATCCGTCTACACGAAGTAGGGTGGGGAGTGTCAATTAACGGTAACAGATGCAGAGAAGCCAGTGCTACAAGAGAGCCAACCAGACCACGAGTCCCTTCCAATCCATCAGGGTGATTCAGAGGGGTAAATTCAAGTTGTGCGTACACGTTAGCCTTTGAGAGAGGGTCAGGGTGAGGGCTATCTTCATTCACCTATGTGAAAAATTCAGTGCTTTTACTTATTTAAGTGTAAACGACTCTAGAGCTAAACTTAAGTTCCAATCGATTCTGGCTGAGTAAATTATAAGTGAACTTACAGAACGATTCAATTTTATATTATTTTACCTTTAATTATTAAGAAAATTTAAAAATCACACTATTTTTTTATTTCCTAAATAGGATGAAGTGTCGTTTTCCTACTTTCCTAACAACACCTATATGATAAGTTTTTTACGAAAAGCCTGCTTTTCTTGCTTAATTCTGCATACAAACTTCACAAATTCTGAAGGCTTCCTGGTTAAAAATGTTATTACTAATACACAGTTAAAATAAATTTCTTTTGTTAAATAAGTATTAAGTGTCTCAGTGTTGTGTTTCAGATCCCGTAATTGACTACAATGTTTATGGAAGAAGAATTCATTAAAATGTGTTAATTTATACAGTACGTGTTTTCTCTACTCCTTTCACAGTCTTTTCGTTCTATTCAATTGAAAGGCGTTTGTCAATGGGGGATGGCGACAGAACGAAAAAAAAGTCACAGTCAACAAAAAGAAAATCAAATACGTAACCTTAACTGACAATCTCTATCAGTATGACTTATATAAAGAACACTGCATTTCTAGAATTTCTTACAAAGATAGAAGGGTTTGACCAATTACCACAAGAGGTCATAACCGCGATCGCACAAAAAGTCCAAGCTTTACGCTATCGTATAGGTCAGAAAATAGTCGGGAAAGAGAAAATACCGGATCGCATCGCCATTCTTTATGAAGGGAAAGCAAGGCTGTTGGCGTATGACCCCCGCACGCAAATGCCAAACACCCTGAAATTGCTAGAACCGGGAATAATTCTAGGAGAAATCAGTTTGTTCCGCAATATTGCCTGCGAAACAGCGATCGCATCCAATGAAGTTATTTGCTTAACAATAGAAGTAGCAGAGTATTTAAAGTTACTTGCAAATTACCCAGGTTTTGCCCAGAGGCGTCAGGAAAAATCTCATCTTATCGAGATATTTGATGTTATAGGTGCTCAACCAGAAGTCCAAGCCCATGGTGGGTTAAGTCTCAAAGAACTAGCACTCAACGCTTACAGTCGTGCAAAAGTGCATTATCTTCCACCAGGAAGAAATTCATTGAATCAGTTAGAAAGCGAAAAAATTTGGTTTGTCAGTGGCGGTGGGCTTGTTCAAGATTTTCTTCCAACAAATCGATTGGAACCCAGTGATAGGTTAGACAGACTCGAGGTGCAGGGAAACAACCCCGTGCGGTTGATTGGTTTGGAAGCGGAAGATTTGTTTTTCTTAGATGAAGAACCAACACCACAAGCGGAACCAATCTCCAGCCTAAATGTCGATACTGAGCTAGATATTCCCTACGCAGCTAACGAAGATTTACCACCATCACAACCCCCAACTCCACAGACTGCAGCCAAAGGTAATAAAAAATACCAGTTTTATGGTGGGAAGGGACAATTAAATTCTACTATTGCCTGTTTCCAAATGGTCTCGAAACATTTGGAAATGCCATTTCGTAAAGAAGTGGTTCGCCGGGTTCTTTCCGACCAAATGAAACGTGGGGGGACAATTTCATTTCAGCTGTGTGCTTATCTCTCAGAACTGATTGGATTGAGGGCGCAACTTGTCGATGTCCCCACAGCTTCCGTAACGCGCCTTCCAACACCAACAATGATTCGTTATGACGATAGCTATGCGATTTTGTATGAAATTAGCGATCGCACAGCAGTTCTGGGTGTCCCCTCCAAAGGAATTGTACGCCTTACACCAGCCGAACTGATCGAGCGATTGGAAACAGAGGAAAGCAGTTACCCGCCACAAGTGAGAGTATTATTACTCTCGCGTACCACAGCAACACCCCAACAACGGTTTGGCATTAGTTGGTTTACCCCCTACCTGTCACGCTACCGCCGAGTCCTGATAGAAGTGTTCCTAGCGTCCTTTTTCGTACAACTAGCAGCGCTAGCAAACCCATTGGTTATTCAGTTAATCATCGATAAAGTCATCGCTCAAAATAGCATGAGTACCTTACACGTTTTAGGTGCTTTGCTGTTAGTTGTCGGTTTGTTTGAAGCCGTACTTGGGACACTGCGGACTTACCTGTTTGTTGATACAACCAACCGCATTGACATGGGTTTGGGCTCAGAAATTATCGACCACATGCTGCGTTTGCCCTTACGGTATTTTGAACGCCGACCTGTTGGGGAACTTTCCACCCGGATTAACGAGTTAGAGAATATTCGACAATTCCTAACAGGAACAGCATTAACAGTAGGGTTAGATGCTTTGTTCTCAGTAGTTTATGTCATCGTAATGTTGTTCTACAGCTGGCAACTTACATTAGTTGGCTTGGGAACAATCCCGGTGTTTGTCATCATTACACTCATAGCATCACCCACAGTCAGCAAACAACTCCGTACCAAAGCAGAACGAAATTCCGATACGCAATCTTATTTAGTGGAGGTTATGTCAGGAATTCAAACGGTGAAAGCGCAAAACATTGAGTTACGCGCTCGTTTTTCCTGGCAAGAACGCTATGCGCGATACGTAGCAGCCGGATTTAAAACCGTGGTGACCTCTACCCTGGCAAGTTCTACAAGTAATTTCCTCAACAAACTTAGCAGCTTACTCGTGTTGTGGGTGGGCTCTTATTTAGTTTTGCAAGGAGAATTAACCCTAGGGGAATTGATTGCCTTCCGAATTATCTCAGGTTACGTAACCAGCCCTATATTGCGTTTGGCACAACTGTGGCAAAACTTCCAAGAAACAGCCTTGTCACTGGAACGCTTGAGCGATATTGTAGATACACCACAAGAAGCAGAAGAAGACCGCGACAACATTCCTTTACCACAGATAGTAGGGTCTGTCAAATATGACAATGTGTCCTTCCGGTTTGCCAGCAACGGTCCATTGCAACTTAGCAACGTCAATCTCGATATACCAGCCGGGAAATTTGTTGGCATTGTAGGACAGAGCGGTTCGGGAAAAAGTACGATGATGAAGTTACTTCTGCGACTCTACGAACCCGAAGCAGGCAGAATCTTAGTTGATGGCTACGATATTTCTAAAGTGGAGTTGTACTCCCTGCGGAGACAAGTCGGTGTTGTGCCGCAAGAAACACTGTTATTTGATGGTACGGTGCAAGAAAATATTGCCCTAACCAATCCTGAAGCCACAACCGAAGAAATCATTGAAGCAGCAAGAGTCGCCGCCGCCCACGACTTTATTATGAACTTACCGAACGGCTACAACACGCGAGTGGGAGAGAGAGGCGCAGGACTATCCGGGGGACAGAGACAGAGGATTGCTATTGCACGTTCTGTTTTACAAAGACCAAAATTACTCGTTCTTGACGAAGCAACAAGTGCGCTAGATTACCCCACAGAACGTCAAGTCTGTCTCAATCTGGCAGAAGAATTTGAAGGAAGTACCGTGTTCTTTATTACACACCGTTTGAACACAGTCAGGAATGCAGACATTATTATTGTAATGGATAGCGCCAAAGTCATCGAAATGGGTACCCATGAAGAGTTAATGGCTGCACGGGGTCATTATTTCTACCTTTACAATCAGCAAGACGTAAAACTCTAATTGGTTAGTAGTGAGTAGTTAGTAGTGATTTG
It encodes the following:
- a CDS encoding helix-turn-helix domain-containing protein, which gives rise to MQKHGVSLAEAARRLGMSQSALYVAVQKGQIPTLRRGGRTVVLPGSLTDYQVRQRPTDPYRL
- a CDS encoding DUF4347 domain-containing protein; this translates as MKNILFIDSAVDKYKILLEGLVPGITAVILDPNRDGIEQISQILSQYSLIESVHIVSHGSPGTLYLGNSELSLHSLTKYSNELQNWFLPSSHLPNLLLYGCNVAAGDVGEEFITKLHKLTGASIAATARPTGNAALGGNWNLKVNVGSVVNSPLAFTAEAMAAYPAVLALFSLGSYSSTTTSSMTSKVTVEGSYAYTVDSELGLQIIDITDSKKPTFKGKYKFSDNSEVKGVAIKEKYAYVASFSSGFQVVDLTDPANPVTKLNDSTSCNTAEDIAIKDNYIFVAGGISGLKIFDISDPTQLVVKGQYKPTNGSIRNVTVKGNYAYVLSESGLFTSTLQIIDITNPDSPVLKGSYNTSSTAYEVKIEGNYAYIAAGFSGMQIVDISDATKPTLKGSFDTSYNVFGVSIVGNLAYIADGNMGVQVLDVTAPETPISVGTYQTTGMAKGVFVVNNQAYIAGGSTGLEIVLNNTPPTAADKTISVDEDTVYAFVMDDFGFTDSDDGSDGSSLKEVQITELPLVGQLFKDTNEDGIQNDGEAITVDQKIAFADISKLKFKSIADASGTNYASFKFKVSDGLEYSAVAYKATIDVKPVNDAPVLSDTDVTLSAVIKGASAPTGAVGTLISSLVKLEGNVKDADTDALTGIAITKLDTTKGSWFYSIDNGSKWTSLSSVSDSNALLLAADTNTRIYFQPNAETTGKISDLLTFRAWDRTSGTNGSNIDITSSTNATAFSTTTDTAGITVKDASDGTDSGSTGGSVNVKLSLKIVPNNLFLLGDASEGGKLKLHIKLDGHKSKLVNELGVCVVDDDKGTIDGIAPDTEGYAQAALSRAQVIFSSIANAPKGFSSDLTRLLEFSAGAKLKFFMIKDGTLDGVMSGKISFKNVLFADTKTQKTTDLGNGEFALDWDELLEGGGADFQKLKIKIKASNEEMPLGTGLQGTSGGEVIDLREAKTEVKAEFTIHREAAFKNFVCFYQMADAKGGIDINGDGKADLMPGDEGYIKAAMNARVSGINLSVENQSSATFSGVFQKGSVFAPMIIADGTAEMLLDSDIKNDPAVYLPFLGANPNKTDHIRLLGSNCFGFEDLPGGGDNDFNDIVVKVNLKTA
- a CDS encoding peptidase domain-containing ABC transporter, with product MTYIKNTAFLEFLTKIEGFDQLPQEVITAIAQKVQALRYRIGQKIVGKEKIPDRIAILYEGKARLLAYDPRTQMPNTLKLLEPGIILGEISLFRNIACETAIASNEVICLTIEVAEYLKLLANYPGFAQRRQEKSHLIEIFDVIGAQPEVQAHGGLSLKELALNAYSRAKVHYLPPGRNSLNQLESEKIWFVSGGGLVQDFLPTNRLEPSDRLDRLEVQGNNPVRLIGLEAEDLFFLDEEPTPQAEPISSLNVDTELDIPYAANEDLPPSQPPTPQTAAKGNKKYQFYGGKGQLNSTIACFQMVSKHLEMPFRKEVVRRVLSDQMKRGGTISFQLCAYLSELIGLRAQLVDVPTASVTRLPTPTMIRYDDSYAILYEISDRTAVLGVPSKGIVRLTPAELIERLETEESSYPPQVRVLLLSRTTATPQQRFGISWFTPYLSRYRRVLIEVFLASFFVQLAALANPLVIQLIIDKVIAQNSMSTLHVLGALLLVVGLFEAVLGTLRTYLFVDTTNRIDMGLGSEIIDHMLRLPLRYFERRPVGELSTRINELENIRQFLTGTALTVGLDALFSVVYVIVMLFYSWQLTLVGLGTIPVFVIITLIASPTVSKQLRTKAERNSDTQSYLVEVMSGIQTVKAQNIELRARFSWQERYARYVAAGFKTVVTSTLASSTSNFLNKLSSLLVLWVGSYLVLQGELTLGELIAFRIISGYVTSPILRLAQLWQNFQETALSLERLSDIVDTPQEAEEDRDNIPLPQIVGSVKYDNVSFRFASNGPLQLSNVNLDIPAGKFVGIVGQSGSGKSTMMKLLLRLYEPEAGRILVDGYDISKVELYSLRRQVGVVPQETLLFDGTVQENIALTNPEATTEEIIEAARVAAAHDFIMNLPNGYNTRVGERGAGLSGGQRQRIAIARSVLQRPKLLVLDEATSALDYPTERQVCLNLAEEFEGSTVFFITHRLNTVRNADIIIVMDSAKVIEMGTHEELMAARGHYFYLYNQQDVKL